One region of Termitidicoccus mucosus genomic DNA includes:
- a CDS encoding TonB family protein, translating into MAAPKQEQKKTAKTSTTEGLRLLERARALELGLNGTQVDLQKAFALYRQAAALGSAEAWYRMGVLARDGKVDGVDAKNAMGFFKEAADAGYTDAYAALARAYMEGKIVKADEVRAEFYLEKAIEAGSSEAKFLKGARLVEVPGRGDEGLALLLDAAKDGNADALQTVARLYKDGKVVAQDPALAEEWLRFAIENGSSKAKYELAQLMLKNARATGVQLTPAQASERVGLLTDAARDGNASAAKALGLMMLGGEPSLKNLLAIRDYAEQSFDAGRDDAALLVALTYALGRNPDTAMQWLELGAAGQDWRSRYARHLAREGIDVYQAIRTATKATYSEWNDIVTANSLKVKSEGITPPKILSMTKPKFPSGFASLDVKGSAVVEFVVAENGTPQGIQVVKSTHPEFADAAVNAVKTWKFTPAKKNGQSTPIRMRIPVDFHNK; encoded by the coding sequence TTGGCTGCCCCAAAGCAGGAACAGAAAAAAACGGCGAAAACGTCCACGACGGAAGGGTTGCGCCTGCTGGAGCGGGCGCGGGCCTTGGAGCTCGGATTGAACGGAACACAGGTGGACCTGCAAAAGGCGTTTGCGCTCTACCGACAAGCCGCCGCGCTAGGCAGCGCCGAGGCATGGTATCGCATGGGCGTGCTCGCACGGGACGGAAAAGTGGACGGCGTGGACGCCAAAAATGCGATGGGATTTTTCAAAGAGGCTGCCGATGCCGGCTACACCGATGCCTACGCGGCTCTTGCCCGCGCTTACATGGAGGGGAAAATTGTGAAGGCCGACGAGGTGCGGGCGGAGTTTTACTTGGAAAAGGCCATTGAAGCGGGCAGCAGCGAGGCGAAGTTTTTGAAAGGCGCTCGCCTCGTCGAGGTGCCGGGGCGCGGCGACGAGGGACTGGCATTGCTACTGGATGCGGCAAAGGACGGCAACGCCGACGCGCTGCAAACTGTCGCCCGCCTCTACAAGGACGGCAAGGTGGTCGCCCAAGACCCCGCGCTGGCGGAGGAGTGGCTGCGCTTCGCCATCGAGAACGGCTCCAGCAAGGCGAAATACGAACTGGCTCAACTCATGCTCAAAAACGCCCGTGCCACTGGCGTGCAACTCACCCCGGCGCAAGCCTCGGAGAGGGTCGGCCTGTTGACGGATGCCGCTCGCGACGGCAACGCATCGGCGGCCAAGGCGCTCGGCCTCATGATGCTGGGGGGCGAACCTTCTCTGAAAAACCTTCTGGCGATACGGGACTACGCCGAGCAGTCGTTTGACGCGGGTCGCGACGACGCCGCTCTCCTCGTGGCCTTGACTTATGCGCTGGGCAGGAACCCCGATACCGCGATGCAATGGTTGGAACTTGGCGCGGCGGGTCAGGATTGGAGGAGCCGGTATGCGCGGCACCTCGCCCGCGAAGGCATCGACGTTTATCAAGCGATCAGGACGGCAACCAAGGCGACTTATTCGGAATGGAACGACATCGTCACGGCGAATTCACTAAAGGTGAAATCAGAGGGCATTACGCCGCCGAAAATTCTCTCCATGACCAAGCCGAAGTTCCCGAGCGGCTTCGCCTCGCTTGACGTGAAGGGCAGCGCGGTGGTCGAGTTCGTTGTGGCCGAAAACGGCACGCCGCAGGGCATTCAAGTGGTCAAGAGCACGCACCCCGAGTTCGCCGACGCGGCCGTGAACGCCGTGAAAACGTGGAAATTTACGCCCGCTAAAAAAAATGGTCAATCCACGCCCATCAGGATGAGGATTCCGGTTGATTTTCATAATAAGTAA
- a CDS encoding SAM-dependent methyltransferase: MKSGGGQLGGMIVCCQPGFESFAEKELRAHGIPVAERGPGWLRADAHAAPPELCFAYAILPDAVEVAGDSVNALAARAAEVFFASAREERFEHAWPLAVRFAGGLDGLGRRADGVERALLELVRKRMSRVARLAEQKAPRGIGRARGLFLFFADFGRLFVARECLCGGQRRMADDPLAPSRSYLKVEEAYGVLGREPAEGETVADLGAAPGGWSYSAARRGARVVAVDNGPLKGGALGHPLIEHRREDAFRFQPGPDARFDWLFCDLVEEPHHVMRDIVEPWLTRGWCRRFVVILKFGRVDPVALLREITAPGGVLATRTEGLRARHLYHDREEFTLVGEVR, from the coding sequence ATGAAATCCGGGGGCGGGCAGCTTGGCGGGATGATCGTTTGCTGCCAGCCGGGGTTTGAGTCGTTTGCCGAAAAGGAACTGCGCGCGCACGGGATTCCCGTCGCGGAACGCGGCCCGGGCTGGCTGCGGGCGGACGCGCATGCCGCGCCGCCAGAACTGTGCTTCGCGTATGCGATCCTGCCGGACGCGGTCGAAGTGGCGGGCGACTCGGTCAACGCGCTGGCGGCGCGCGCGGCCGAGGTGTTTTTCGCGTCGGCGCGCGAGGAGCGCTTCGAGCACGCATGGCCGCTGGCGGTGCGTTTTGCGGGCGGCCTCGACGGACTGGGCCGGCGGGCGGACGGCGTGGAACGCGCGTTGCTGGAGCTGGTGCGCAAGCGGATGTCGCGCGTCGCGCGGCTGGCGGAGCAGAAGGCGCCGCGCGGCATCGGGCGGGCGCGGGGCCTGTTTTTGTTCTTTGCCGATTTTGGGCGGCTGTTTGTCGCGCGCGAGTGCCTATGCGGCGGCCAGCGTCGGATGGCGGACGATCCTCTCGCGCCGTCGCGTTCGTATCTGAAGGTCGAGGAAGCCTACGGAGTGCTCGGGCGCGAGCCGGCGGAGGGGGAGACGGTGGCGGACTTGGGAGCGGCGCCGGGCGGCTGGAGCTACAGCGCGGCCAGGCGCGGCGCCCGCGTGGTGGCGGTGGACAACGGCCCGCTCAAGGGCGGCGCGCTGGGGCATCCGCTGATCGAGCATCGGCGCGAGGACGCGTTTCGTTTTCAGCCGGGGCCGGATGCTCGGTTCGACTGGCTATTCTGTGACCTCGTGGAGGAACCGCATCACGTGATGCGAGACATCGTCGAGCCCTGGCTGACGCGCGGCTGGTGCCGCCGGTTTGTGGTGATCCTGAAATTCGGCCGCGTCGATCCGGTGGCCTTGTTGCGCGAAATCACCGCGCCGGGCGGCGTGCTGGCGACGCGAACCGAGGGTCTGCGCGCGCGGCACTTGTATCATGATCGCGAGGAGTTCACGCTGGTCGGCGAGGTGCGTTGA
- a CDS encoding TrmH family RNA methyltransferase — protein MKPKEIPVCGEAAVRAVFDKNPDAVRRLFFDYPTSRRSAKLSSRMARARRVYRVVEPGELAKIAGTVHHGGIVAIVEQQPLREATAADALAWTGAAAGGRRAGPALLVLDGVGNAHNLGAIARTAAFFGVPRLVIADDARQALPGEAAHRVAEGGLEHVELFITRGLPEFLRGIAPGYEVIGTAVAGARPLAEVSRAAAVSRRPVALVLGNEEHGLSPGAAAACSRLVTIPGSGRVESLNVSVAAGVLIWELLAGG, from the coding sequence ATGAAACCAAAGGAGATTCCGGTTTGCGGCGAGGCCGCGGTGCGGGCGGTGTTCGACAAGAACCCGGACGCGGTGCGCCGGCTGTTTTTTGATTATCCGACATCGCGACGCTCCGCCAAGTTGTCGAGCCGCATGGCCAGGGCCCGGCGGGTTTATCGCGTGGTGGAGCCCGGCGAGCTGGCAAAAATCGCGGGCACGGTGCACCATGGCGGAATCGTGGCGATCGTGGAACAGCAGCCGTTGCGGGAAGCGACGGCGGCTGATGCGCTGGCATGGACCGGCGCGGCGGCGGGGGGAAGGCGCGCGGGCCCGGCGTTGCTGGTGCTGGACGGCGTGGGCAACGCTCACAACCTCGGGGCGATTGCCCGGACCGCGGCGTTTTTCGGAGTGCCGCGCCTAGTGATCGCGGACGACGCCCGGCAGGCGCTTCCGGGCGAGGCGGCGCACCGCGTGGCGGAAGGCGGCCTGGAGCATGTGGAGCTGTTCATCACGCGCGGGCTGCCGGAATTTTTGCGGGGAATCGCTCCGGGTTACGAAGTCATCGGCACGGCGGTGGCGGGGGCGCGCCCGCTCGCCGAGGTGTCGCGCGCGGCGGCGGTTTCGCGCCGCCCGGTGGCGCTGGTGCTGGGCAACGAGGAACACGGCCTCTCGCCCGGAGCGGCGGCGGCGTGCTCGCGGCTGGTGACGATTCCGGGCAGCGGACGGGTCGAGTCGCTGAATGTTTCCGTGGCGGCGGGGGTGCTGATATGGGAATTGCTGGCCGGGGGTTGA
- a CDS encoding autotransporter outer membrane beta-barrel domain-containing protein: MNFNIKNIIRPTLAVLAAVMTAAVSMAQYGGPGGLPTPTQAVLTGTSSWKGITSDFFDNQNWDGGAPGDGQHDIRLMPLPANKTIDMAITGATDRQVDIYSIRAGSNYTYELNLKSAGSGTLTLNITGRGTHPFSEGGATNADNNGDGTSVGNSSYRHNFTINMGNNTRLTFSPDAFEGYNANSGTTPILTTGSSGTIRTPLPAKSTSGLTYAFLNMTGNAVLDFRTMDDYFTIATGTAADPGSVTLAGTALVGGFNIGQDATVYLGFHRGTLSQGVGTGREEKWEGLLIQDDWATAEAAWRARYSNGDGYELPEGITDAMLHISATNIATALQSEKWGTGITRVTTTGTVIHPGNMRLRGANGGYVVDGYHRGPILGDTGGSWVGGIGNIYGNVTLQNASNITGGDKTAAGTLTITGTLTITKGSLSIDLVDYGIADKIKINGDMVLGDANLAAAWTTSTVPIVSGTQTFRVVEVNGGSITGDFASSSLPQKLRQQASYVLGSDYLDIILVGYETFAEHPTMVGNYGTIASIIDGIHWASGSSADKVIADRLYTMFDALPSVVYVKQAMDQLTPVVHQAWFPSAVLRTNSMVQSVEDRLMQDAGYGRAKGSVQTYLQGWWQESSRQADAYAPYSNYATSTVLAGADYALNENTVAGGWLAYETTDYDYDLNGGSAKGKGLTLGLYGRHNLGPWQFNAAAFYGTDSYDASRDISMIRSTLGTLARSDTDGSRLGVALSAAYTYKHPWVDVSPVLGLQWLNWKADGFTETGWDSPLVVGSQSETSLQARLGVRLSRAFESSHGLIRPYLHMAYVREFETGERDIQAELLGRSYLLKVPGIEGNGMRVDAGVEWQLSKAWRWGVHYTAQYNGACDESMGIRASVSFAF; this comes from the coding sequence ATGAATTTCAACATCAAAAACATCATCCGTCCCACCCTTGCGGTGCTCGCAGCGGTCATGACCGCTGCCGTTTCCATGGCCCAATACGGGGGGCCTGGCGGCCTGCCCACGCCTACGCAGGCCGTGCTCACCGGCACGTCCAGTTGGAAAGGCATCACCAGCGATTTCTTCGACAACCAGAATTGGGACGGTGGCGCTCCCGGCGACGGTCAGCACGACATCCGCCTGATGCCGCTGCCTGCCAACAAGACAATCGACATGGCGATCACCGGCGCGACCGACCGGCAGGTGGACATCTATTCCATCCGCGCCGGCTCGAACTACACCTACGAGCTCAACCTCAAAAGCGCCGGTTCCGGCACGCTCACCCTCAATATCACCGGGCGCGGCACGCACCCGTTCTCCGAGGGTGGCGCTACTAATGCTGATAACAATGGCGATGGCACCAGCGTGGGCAACAGTTCCTACCGGCATAATTTCACCATTAACATGGGGAACAACACCCGCCTCACGTTCTCCCCGGATGCCTTTGAGGGCTATAATGCAAACTCCGGCACCACGCCGATCCTGACCACCGGCTCCTCGGGCACCATCAGGACCCCGCTCCCGGCGAAGAGCACCTCCGGCCTCACCTACGCCTTCCTCAACATGACCGGCAACGCCGTGCTCGATTTCCGCACGATGGACGACTACTTCACCATCGCCACCGGCACCGCCGCCGACCCCGGCTCCGTCACCTTGGCGGGCACCGCGCTCGTCGGCGGCTTTAACATTGGCCAGGACGCCACGGTTTACCTCGGCTTTCACCGCGGCACCCTCAGCCAGGGCGTCGGCACCGGCAGGGAGGAAAAATGGGAGGGCCTCCTCATTCAGGACGACTGGGCGACCGCGGAAGCGGCGTGGCGCGCCCGTTACTCCAATGGCGACGGCTACGAGCTGCCCGAGGGCATCACCGATGCCATGCTCCATATCTCGGCGACCAACATCGCGACCGCCCTGCAATCGGAAAAATGGGGCACGGGCATCACCCGCGTCACCACCACCGGCACGGTGATCCACCCCGGCAACATGCGCCTCCGCGGCGCCAATGGCGGCTATGTCGTGGACGGCTACCACCGCGGCCCCATTCTGGGCGATACCGGCGGTTCCTGGGTCGGCGGCATAGGCAACATCTATGGCAACGTGACCCTCCAAAACGCCTCGAACATCACCGGCGGCGACAAGACCGCCGCCGGCACCCTCACCATCACGGGCACCCTCACCATCACCAAGGGCTCTCTCAGCATTGATTTGGTGGACTACGGCATCGCCGACAAAATCAAGATAAACGGTGACATGGTGCTCGGCGACGCCAATCTCGCCGCCGCTTGGACGACCAGCACCGTCCCCATCGTGTCCGGCACCCAGACCTTCCGCGTGGTCGAAGTAAACGGCGGCAGCATCACGGGCGACTTCGCATCATCATCCCTCCCGCAAAAACTCAGACAGCAGGCCTCCTACGTGCTCGGTTCCGACTATCTTGATATTATCCTCGTCGGCTACGAAACCTTCGCCGAGCACCCCACTATGGTGGGCAACTACGGGACCATCGCCTCTATCATCGACGGCATCCACTGGGCCTCCGGCAGCAGCGCGGACAAAGTCATAGCGGACAGGCTTTACACGATGTTCGACGCCCTGCCCTCCGTCGTCTATGTCAAGCAGGCCATGGACCAGCTCACCCCCGTCGTCCACCAGGCATGGTTCCCCTCCGCCGTGCTTCGCACCAATTCGATGGTGCAGTCCGTCGAGGACCGCCTTATGCAGGATGCCGGCTATGGACGCGCCAAGGGCTCCGTGCAGACCTACCTGCAAGGCTGGTGGCAGGAATCCTCGCGCCAGGCCGACGCCTACGCGCCCTACTCCAACTACGCCACCAGCACCGTGCTTGCCGGCGCGGATTATGCGCTCAACGAAAACACCGTCGCCGGCGGCTGGCTCGCGTATGAAACCACCGACTATGACTACGACCTCAACGGCGGCAGCGCCAAGGGCAAGGGACTTACCCTCGGCCTCTACGGGCGGCATAATCTCGGTCCGTGGCAGTTTAACGCCGCCGCCTTCTACGGCACCGACAGTTATGACGCCAGCCGTGACATATCCATGATCCGCTCCACCCTCGGCACCCTCGCCAGGTCCGACACCGACGGCTCCCGCTTGGGCGTGGCGCTGTCCGCCGCCTACACCTACAAGCACCCTTGGGTGGACGTGTCGCCCGTGCTCGGCCTCCAGTGGCTGAACTGGAAGGCCGACGGCTTCACCGAGACCGGCTGGGATAGCCCCCTCGTCGTGGGGTCGCAAAGCGAGACCTCGCTGCAAGCGCGTCTCGGTGTGCGGCTCTCCCGCGCCTTCGAGTCCTCGCATGGCCTCATCCGCCCCTACCTGCACATGGCCTACGTGCGCGAGTTCGAGACCGGCGAGCGCGACATCCAGGCGGAGTTGCTCGGCCGCTCATACCTGCTCAAGGTGCCCGGCATCGAGGGCAACGGCATGAGGGTCGATGCCGGTGTCGAATGGCAGCTCTCCAAGGCATGGCGCTGGGGCGTGCACTACACCGCCCAATACAACGGCGCTTGCGACGAAAGCATGGGCATCCGCGCCAGCGTGAGCTTCGCATTCTAG
- a CDS encoding TonB-dependent receptor: protein MHKPTKFNTPASPFNKFTLLYHFAVLFALVFLPLSAPAQQDTGVITGRVMNQATGRYLANAVVTVDGTDLRALTDDLGAYRIASLAPGDYTVRAAYTDLDSATTPVTVAAGQTATADFGLTSNVYHLEAFTVSSEREGAAKALQDQRFASTMKNIVAADAFGNMVDGNVGELMKKLPGVAIDYNGGEDPTQIRIRGMDPQMASITLDGNPIASGGGGTSRALDLKSFAVQNIETIEVNFAPTPDQSANSMGGSVNFKTKNAFAQKGRRVRIDGNLSINTSAFDVEKTPGGNRTPDRKIKPGFMFQYTEAFGSVRPIGVSIVANFFQKYRQNNNYNVPYSFNLTAEENGIASKSSDGTVGNVRWTEVGAATERRNLNINLDWKLSDNTSVFLRTGYTQDVGIGQYSHAFQVEAGTHLGAVVSGSNTHPASNFEQIVGMNSTARAYSKLENENTKLWNVAIGAQHKFGRFEIDYDAYVSQSKSDRDPSENFEVRTLQNGINLSVYGVSGQADGKIYQTGTSGSIDNLPEQTYLDVSKYKNLGIWQDFNYGSDDQMGAKFNVSFPLTVSNRAGTTSFPVKIKTGASFNQQKRDTKRYWKEIRLTGDSAQSAFGTAAEPTVQQFADTTYGNTWRGFDLAVPQWISPYSVYDYFRANPGQFYDRRVEFGNKGNYLPESEFGREKSGDKQARERVFAGYIMATANVSNLTVLAGVRYEATWLTGWGNIYLRAERSAEDPYGAGGRFDVVTPGGQYYRWDIERPYELAELQYRAATRDYNYDKIFPNLQLKYDITPNLIARASFTTGIGRPRLEDVVWIGNDDIVPSFKLIRRPNPDLVPQTYNLYQARLEYYFKKYGSATVSVFYQPYKNYIMSTDHYEPYTFSSEEGAEMTELWKVSQNENVGDGRNYGVELSYQQRLGFIASWLDRVEFYASISICDPKAKYPWRASAATSIDDEAAEEFNSRPPEWKDVPLNDIKRRFGTAALSYKGSKFGASVTAMWTDDYARSVDSTTLAETRYAENIRLDFSMNYKLSRHWQAYFDWRNFNDVPDERTIFDRTAGYYEAGMVVNVGVRADF, encoded by the coding sequence ATGCATAAACCAACAAAGTTCAATACGCCGGCATCGCCGTTTAATAAATTCACACTTCTGTATCATTTTGCCGTTTTATTCGCGCTTGTTTTCCTCCCGCTCTCCGCGCCCGCCCAGCAGGATACGGGTGTTATCACCGGGCGGGTGATGAATCAGGCCACGGGTCGGTATCTGGCCAACGCCGTCGTCACTGTGGACGGCACCGATCTCAGGGCGCTTACCGACGACCTCGGCGCCTACCGCATCGCCAGCCTCGCGCCGGGCGACTACACCGTGCGCGCCGCCTACACCGACCTTGATAGCGCCACGACCCCCGTAACGGTCGCCGCCGGGCAGACCGCGACGGCGGATTTCGGCCTGACCTCCAACGTGTATCACCTGGAGGCGTTCACTGTCTCCAGCGAGCGCGAGGGAGCGGCCAAGGCACTGCAGGACCAGCGCTTCGCCAGCACCATGAAAAACATCGTCGCTGCCGACGCCTTCGGCAACATGGTGGACGGCAACGTCGGCGAGCTCATGAAAAAACTCCCCGGCGTCGCCATCGACTACAACGGCGGCGAGGATCCCACCCAGATTCGCATCCGTGGCATGGATCCGCAGATGGCGAGCATCACGCTCGACGGCAATCCCATCGCCTCCGGCGGCGGCGGCACCAGCCGCGCCCTTGATCTCAAATCCTTCGCGGTGCAGAACATCGAGACCATCGAGGTGAATTTTGCCCCCACGCCCGACCAGTCGGCGAACAGCATGGGCGGCTCGGTCAATTTCAAGACCAAAAACGCCTTTGCCCAGAAAGGACGCCGCGTCCGCATCGACGGCAACCTCAGCATCAACACTTCCGCGTTTGATGTCGAAAAGACTCCCGGCGGCAATCGCACGCCCGACCGCAAGATCAAGCCCGGCTTCATGTTTCAATACACCGAGGCGTTCGGCTCCGTCCGTCCCATCGGCGTCTCCATCGTCGCCAATTTCTTCCAAAAATATCGCCAGAATAACAACTACAACGTGCCCTACTCGTTCAATCTTACCGCAGAGGAAAACGGCATCGCCTCAAAGTCATCAGACGGCACCGTCGGCAACGTGAGGTGGACGGAAGTAGGCGCCGCCACCGAGCGCCGCAACCTCAACATCAACCTCGACTGGAAGCTCTCGGACAACACCTCCGTCTTCCTTCGCACCGGCTACACGCAGGACGTCGGCATCGGCCAGTATTCGCACGCTTTCCAGGTCGAGGCCGGCACGCACCTCGGCGCAGTAGTGAGCGGTTCGAACACTCACCCGGCATCTAACTTTGAGCAGATCGTCGGCATGAACTCGACCGCGCGGGCGTATTCCAAGCTCGAAAACGAGAACACCAAGCTCTGGAACGTCGCCATCGGTGCCCAGCATAAATTCGGACGTTTCGAGATCGACTACGACGCCTACGTCTCGCAGTCCAAGTCCGACCGCGACCCCAGTGAAAACTTTGAAGTCCGGACCCTCCAGAACGGCATCAACCTGTCGGTGTATGGCGTCTCCGGCCAGGCCGACGGTAAAATCTATCAGACCGGCACCAGCGGCAGCATCGACAATCTGCCCGAGCAGACCTATCTCGACGTCTCCAAGTATAAAAATCTGGGTATCTGGCAGGACTTTAACTATGGCAGCGACGACCAGATGGGGGCCAAGTTTAACGTTTCCTTCCCCCTCACCGTCTCCAACAGGGCCGGCACGACGAGCTTTCCCGTGAAAATCAAGACCGGAGCCAGTTTCAACCAGCAAAAGCGCGATACCAAGAGGTATTGGAAGGAAATCAGGCTCACCGGCGACTCCGCTCAGTCGGCGTTCGGCACCGCCGCCGAGCCCACAGTCCAGCAGTTTGCCGACACCACTTATGGAAACACATGGAGAGGCTTCGATTTGGCCGTCCCCCAATGGATCTCGCCCTACTCGGTGTATGACTATTTCCGCGCCAATCCCGGACAGTTTTACGACCGCAGGGTCGAATTCGGCAACAAGGGCAATTATCTCCCCGAGTCCGAGTTCGGTCGCGAAAAGAGCGGCGACAAGCAGGCGCGGGAGCGTGTGTTCGCTGGCTACATCATGGCTACCGCCAACGTCTCCAACCTCACCGTCCTCGCCGGCGTCCGCTACGAGGCCACCTGGCTCACGGGCTGGGGCAACATCTACTTGAGGGCCGAAAGAAGCGCCGAGGATCCCTACGGGGCGGGCGGCAGGTTCGATGTCGTGACCCCGGGCGGCCAATACTACCGCTGGGACATCGAGCGCCCCTACGAACTCGCCGAGCTGCAATACAGGGCGGCAACGCGCGACTACAACTACGACAAGATCTTCCCCAACCTCCAGCTCAAGTATGACATCACGCCCAACCTCATCGCCCGCGCCTCCTTCACCACCGGCATCGGGCGCCCGCGCTTGGAGGACGTGGTCTGGATCGGGAATGATGACATCGTTCCCTCCTTCAAGCTGATCCGCCGCCCCAACCCCGATCTCGTCCCCCAGACCTACAATCTCTATCAGGCGCGCTTGGAGTATTACTTCAAGAAATACGGTTCCGCCACGGTCTCCGTCTTCTATCAACCCTACAAAAATTACATCATGAGCACCGATCACTACGAGCCCTACACCTTTTCCTCCGAGGAGGGCGCGGAGATGACGGAACTCTGGAAAGTGAGCCAGAACGAAAACGTCGGCGACGGACGCAACTACGGCGTCGAGCTCAGCTACCAGCAGCGCCTCGGTTTCATCGCGAGCTGGCTCGACCGTGTCGAGTTCTACGCTTCCATTTCCATTTGCGACCCGAAGGCCAAGTATCCTTGGCGCGCTTCCGCCGCCACCTCCATAGACGATGAAGCTGCCGAGGAATTCAACAGCCGTCCGCCAGAATGGAAGGATGTTCCGCTCAACGACATCAAGCGGCGCTTCGGCACCGCCGCCCTCTCCTACAAGGGCAGCAAATTCGGCGCGTCGGTCACAGCCATGTGGACGGACGATTACGCGCGTAGCGTCGATAGCACCACCTTGGCCGAGACCCGTTACGCCGAGAACATCCGCCTCGACTTCAGCATGAACTACAAGCTCAGCCGCCACTGGCAGGCTTACTTCGACTGGCGCAACTTCAACGACGTGCCCGACGAGCGCACCATTTTCGACCGCACCGCCGGCTACTATGAGGCCGGCATGGTGGTAAACGTCGGTGTCCGCGCCGATTTTTAA